The following coding sequences are from one Saprospiraceae bacterium window:
- a CDS encoding YigZ family protein, with product MSTYLTLGNASYGEYHEKGSKFLAYAFPVETAPQVRHHLLDLQKEHSKARHVCYAYRLGTGRLEFRTVDDGEPSGTAGKPILQQIDKHQVTDVVIFVVRYFGGVLLGAPGLTRAYKQAAEQAIVQGQIVSRDIIEQWVIECNFVQSQQILGLLKPEPGVQIVNTVLGEPSVISVNLPLVSKEEIFMKIKMKLENRKRKDIAELFPIEGISLSKNSI from the coding sequence ATGAGTACTTATCTGACTTTAGGCAATGCGAGTTATGGTGAATACCATGAAAAAGGGAGTAAGTTCCTGGCCTACGCTTTTCCTGTAGAAACGGCACCACAAGTCAGGCACCATTTATTGGATCTGCAGAAAGAACACTCCAAAGCGAGGCATGTCTGTTATGCATACAGATTAGGCACGGGGCGTCTTGAATTCAGAACAGTTGACGACGGAGAACCTTCTGGTACGGCTGGCAAGCCCATTTTGCAACAGATTGACAAACACCAAGTCACCGACGTCGTCATATTTGTCGTCAGGTATTTTGGAGGAGTATTGCTAGGCGCTCCGGGACTCACGAGGGCTTACAAACAAGCGGCCGAACAAGCAATCGTTCAAGGGCAAATCGTAAGTCGGGACATAATTGAACAGTGGGTTATTGAATGTAATTTTGTACAAAGTCAACAGATCCTTGGTCTTCTGAAACCCGAACCTGGAGTTCAAATTGTCAATACGGTACTTGGTGAGCCCTCAGTGATTTCAGTTAATTTACCTTTGGTGAGCAAAGAGGAAATATTTATGAAAATTAAAATGAAGTTAGAAAACCGAAAAAGAAAAGATATAGCAGAATTGTTTCCCATCGAAGGGATTTCACTTTCAAAAAACTCCATTTGA